The window GCGTGTCAAATGCTCTCAATATGAAATCGGCAACGTGTTTGGCTTTCACTAACAGGGTTTGGTTTTGAGATAATTCATATGCCGAAATTAATCCACCTAATACTCTTGTTGATAGATCAGGTATATGTACCAAGTCAACGTTCTTGGGTGGTATTCTAAAATCTGTGTCACAAATGACGTCTAATGCCACCTGAAATTGTGTTTGTTGGTCCATCATATATAAAGTATCAAGagaatcaattaatttaatgGGCCAACGCTTctctttattctttcttgCGAGCTCTATTAGATTCTCTTGGTCCCAAGATTGTATaaacaattttttaatatcatttttaattgtGCTATGTAATGCACCCCCATCTTCAAACTTATTGACCTGAATGGACGCTAAGGGTATCTTATTATCTCTAAGAGAAATAGCTGGTAACGGATTTTCCAGAAGAACAGGATAATGCTCCTTGTAAGTGAGTAGAGATAAATCATTCTCATTATTTAAAGCAATAGAATGATCGTTAAGATTGAACGGTAGTGTTGGGTCGTTTTTGGGTTCTGATAGGAgtaaaggaaaatatttatttttctccTTTAAAGTAATTGGATCAGCTAAATTTATCTCCTTGTTTTTAGACTTCACAGGTGTAGGTGGAGCTTCCACTTCTTCCAACAAGGCATGATTGTTGCTAGGATCCATCTTGGAATCGAAATTGGAACCAGAAAGCGGACCAGGCTCGTCTGTCAGTTCCTTTTTAATGGAGGGAAGGTATTCGTTTTCTGCGTACGAGTTCAGTATGTcgatttcattttcaaaagtatagtagaataataatgagaTGGTTATGCATAGTAGTAGAACAGACCGAAGTTTCCTTATTATTGCGAGGAcaaattttgtaaatccCATCTTGAGAGGTAAAGGGTGTGCCGGCGTGGagttttgtttaatttaGACGATACGTTGTCTCCAATACCTCGAGAATAAAAAGTTCATTTAACTTTGttctttcttgattttcACCGTATAGGttcaattttgattttcaatatcGCGAGATGCTTAACACGTAATTAACGCGAAACTTGGCTGATACAATAATCCGACATTTTTTATAATGAGCAATCATTGTGGATGAATAGTATTGTATTAGAAACCTGAAGGTGACAATGGAGAATGCTAATAACAGACAGTCCCCATTGAGAAAAGCTGATGCCACTACAGGTGGTTCTAAATCAACAGCTGGCACGATGGTTCAAGACACGCAGATCGATTGGCAAAAGCAATGGTTGATCCAAAATAAGGAATTGCAACATGTTAAAGAACTGAACAAATTTCTAGAACTGGAACACAAAGTTCAATCCGAGCCTTAACTCAATTAATGAggaataaagaaataaagtTTCGTGTTCGATTGTATATGTTtgtataatatataattgCATAAATAAATGAGTGGTATAGTATGGTATGGGTCTGGCACAGTGAAGCAAGCACCAACTAATTGAACTTCTTGTTTTCTTCCTCCTGGCAGTAAACCCTGTCGTTATCATCTCCCTCCATCAAATCAATATAGGATTGAATTTCGTTTTCTTGAGCCTTCCAAGTCTTTTCATCTTTGCCCTTCTCACCGAACAAATTGTCATCGGGTCTACGATATGATCCTCCCAATCTGTCCCATAAAGTGGTGAATTGTCCATAGTTGTAATTGAAATATAGATGGTGCACTGTATGACATGCGGTCCCGTTGACAATAGCATTATTGGACATGTGGTTCCCATCATGAATCATGACAGTCCAGAAGTTGACGAACGTGAATAGAATCAAATAAgtcaatttatttaatggtAGAAGGACAGGGTATACATGGTATGCCAGGGATTGGAAATATCCGTCCACAGGATGGAATGCGTGAGATGCGAAAGGTGTACATACAAGCCATTTGTGATGTGGCTTGTGTAGGGCCTTGTATACTCGTGGCCAATGCAGCCATCTATGTGCTAAGTAAATCCCACAGTCtgtgaagaagatgaatgAGGCGATCTCGATGGCATTTTTCTTGATGGCAGTCTTAGAGGTGAAATCTAAAGAGAAATATAATTTGGAGTGACCATTGATTTCCATGAGAAACCAAGGCACCGTTAGGACAGACATCACTGGGATGGCAGACATGGCAAGTTGTATCTCCAAGGCCATTTGATTCTTTAAGTATCTTGGATGGTTGAAGATCGTTCTGTCAAAGACGAAGAGATAACTTAGAGAAGCCATGGAGAAGTACAGTAGCCAACCAAAGATCGTTACGATGAtccaaagagaaaagaattCTCTAAGAATGTTGCCACGATAAAATATGGATTGAAATGTGGTAGGAGTCCAGTCAAAAATGTATGGGGTGACACCGTAGATATCCTTGTTAACTTTGAATTGGTTCATTAAACCCAAAGTTTCATTGAGTAACGTACCGTTGTTTGCCAGCGATCCATCGTTTAAATCTAGGATAGACATCCATGCTGGCGGAACTTTACTAGCGAGAGAGACCGGTAGCATGGTGGCATAAAGCTTGTCGAAGACATAATTATCGATCACTTCAAGAACCAAATCCATGATTGCTTGCGTGTATGTGTGTGTGTTTGATTGATGGAACTGATCTATTTAGATGAAACTTTGTTTCTCGAAGTCAGCAAGGGACGAATACGTAAGAAATAATGTATACAGCAGAGGATCACAAgagatatatatatagcTCGTTGCATGAAGTGGAGCAGTGTGTCAAATAAAAACCGATGAGAATAGGATTCGTTTGATTGCACCTTCgtttctttgttttgttGTATAATCAATCAGTATAGTTAAACGAGACATCGATGCGCTTACGTACTCTACAAATATGCCAAACGAGTTTTTcagtgaaaaataaatagcGGAATTTAAACGAAATGGCCCCTAAAGTCCGAGAGCGGGGTAACAGTTGTTGCTTGTAAGCCCTATATTAGGGTTTGGTTAATAAGGGCTGCTTAGGGCTGGTTGACCAAAAGTCGGGTAATTTGTATCTTAGAAATCTAATCAatggaaattattaaactAACTTTACAGGAAGTTCCTAGTAACGCTACCATTTCAATGAACGTAAGTCAATTGAGCTAGCTCAGATTAGTAATAATTAGTCATTAAACAAAAATGGATGATGTCGACGATATTTTAAACCAGAACCAAGTggttgaagaagatctagatgaggaggaagaagaagaggatgatgatgacgaaaCAGGCATGATTGACGGTGAAGTTAATATTGGCGGTGATGAATCACAACAAGATGAGGACGAGGACGATGAAAAtggtgaagatgatgaagatgaggatgCTGATAATGACCAAaatgacgatgaagatgaggataTGGACGACgaagatgaggatgatgaaaacaacgatgatgaggaagacAATAGGCAACTTAAGGATAGTACccaaaatgaaattaataacaaTGGAAATAAGACCAATGAATTGAGTGAAGATGACAATAGTAATAAAGAAACATCGGAAACTACGGGGGAGAAGGGTGctaatgaagaatcagGTTCTTCAACAAATGATGTCGGTTCCAAGAGTCCCTCCGTTGAAAAGAGCAGCACTCCCCTAACAGAGAAAGTGTACAACTACTATTTGCAAATGTTGCAGTCCTCCAAGATTGCGGAATCATATTCCATGTATCCATCGGCTGCGATTCCTATTCAAACACATGTGAATGCTCTAGCTGTTACGAAAggtttaaaatatttatttcttgGTGGTAATGACGGGTATATTAGAAAATATGATTTACTAAACACTTTGGAAGGAAAATTATCACTAACGATATTACAAAAACATTCCTTAGCAGAGTCTATTCAAAATGCTGGGATATTGCAATCTTATTGGGAGAACGAAATCCCACAAAGGAAATCCCAAATGAAAATTACAgctaataataaagaatacGAACCAAAAGTTAGTCCCGTTTATTCATTAGAAGTTCAAAGTGAAGCACTCTTCTTACTGAGTGGTTTGAATAACGGTGGTATCACTATGCAAGGTGTACGATATATGGAGGGAAACATTTCTCATTATTTCAAAGAGGGCCCTGAGGGCCATTCTAATGTGGTTAATATACTAAGACTTAatggtgatgaagataaatttattagtGGTTCTTGGGATAGAAAAATTTTGGAGTGGGATTTACAAACCGGGAAAAGGATCAATGGGTTTAAGGGAGCCACCTCCGAGTTATCAGCTTTAGAAATGAGACCATTATATTCTTCCATAtctttgaatgatattCGATCAGTAGTTAAGTCGAGTGAAGATGCGGACGATGATATTGACTCATTGTTTggagatgatgatgatgaggacATGGACGCAACTTCACACcccaatgatgatgatgaaagCAAAATAAACGCTAGTACAAGTGGCACTCCCCAAATTTCTAGCACGACTCTCAATATTGTCTATGATCAATCCGTATTTATGACCTCTGGTCTAAATGGGTCACTTCATCTTTGGGACAGGCGTAATTCGAATTCACCagtaataaattttgaaagaggGCCAAATACCCCTCCTTGGTGTCTATCCGCATGTTGGAGCGCAGATGGTGATCGAATCTATGCAGGGAGAAGAAATGCATgtgttgaagaattcaatgTTAAAATGCCTTCTAAACCTAGCAACACATTGAAATTACCAAGCATTTCAGGACCGGTATCCTGTGTACGGTCTATgccaaataataaacaaattcTATGCGCTTCAAAGGATAATATTAGATTGTATAATATAGAGGAGAAGGACACGAAAGGTTCTACAGTCCCATTCTTAATTGTCCCAGGTCACCATGGTGGTACCATTTCTAATATGTACGTAGATCCGACTTGTAGATTTATGGTAAGTACAAGTGGGAACCGTGGTTGGCAAGGAACTTCCACGGATACAACACTTATATATGATATAGACTTGGTGTGATATAATGTAATAATAGACTTTTTGTTGAACGCTACTGGTTCCTAAAATTTTAACGAAGACAATGTCTTAGAACGGTGATTATATTTTACGCGTCGTCGGACTTTTCAAAAATCGcttcaaaaaaatgtaaGGACAGGATGGTATAAGTTATTGTCAATTATTGTATGTATAGAAGCACATATTCTTTTAAGATCGCCATGTAACGCTTCAAGAAATAAGTAgataagaatatttagGGAAGGCAACATATGAGTAGGCCCGAACATTTGTTATAGTTGCAAATTGGCAGTATATCGCCTACCTTCACAGAGCCATTCATCCAGCTGtcttaatgaatttgttcgaaatgaaaaaaagaaaccCTGGTATCTCGTGTATAGATACATTTATTCCTTACGGTGTATGGTTTGAAAAAATGGTCTTCGTGCTACAATCGCCAACATCAGAGTTACCTTGGAGAAAGTTCAAGTAATAGTGGAAAAAAAACTTGTTGCAGTTAAGAAAGCAGAGTTGGTAAGTAAAGAGAATGTACGTATCCATAAATTTCCTTGGGTAGTTAAAATAAGgtttttttgtttttttcgACAGAGTTTTGTTAGCATTTCAATAAACCCAATGCTCTTCCCTTTATGGTGTGGAACTCACAGTCAGGAAATTGTCTAGCTCACGAGAACTAAAGAGTAATAATGTCTAGGTCTTTTTTTCTGCCGTCGAACTGTGGTTTATTCTGTCTTCGGTTAATTTTGTGGCACTAAATTTATTctagaaaaaaattgaaggGACAGATAGCTGTAACAAGTGTAAAGATTAGAAAATGCTCTGATTTTTAAGGATCAGTTAAGTTCATGAAAATCAACCTAACAATTTTTAGactatttatttatttttttatctttacataatttttaaattttattttgcGACAGTATTTTTTGAACCTAAAACCCAAAAACAGATTAATTAACCAACCTATTCTGGGAAATTAAAAGGTTCCAGACAAGGTG is drawn from Naumovozyma castellii chromosome 10, complete genome and contains these coding sequences:
- the NCAS0J00440 gene encoding uncharacterized protein (ancestral locus Anc_8.41), whose product is MENANNRQSPLRKADATTGGSKSTAGTMVQDTQIDWQKQWLIQNKELQHVKELNKFLELEHKVQSEP
- the SPT8 gene encoding SAGA complex subunit SPT8 (ancestral locus Anc_8.43), which produces MDDVDDILNQNQVVEEDLDEEEEEEDDDDETGMIDGEVNIGGDESQQDEDEDDENGEDDEDEDADNDQNDDEDEDMDDEDEDDENNDDEEDNRQLKDSTQNEINNNGNKTNELSEDDNSNKETSETTGEKGANEESGSSTNDVGSKSPSVEKSSTPLTEKVYNYYLQMLQSSKIAESYSMYPSAAIPIQTHVNALAVTKGLKYLFLGGNDGYIRKYDLLNTLEGKLSLTILQKHSLAESIQNAGILQSYWENEIPQRKSQMKITANNKEYEPKVSPVYSLEVQSEALFLLSGLNNGGITMQGVRYMEGNISHYFKEGPEGHSNVVNILRLNGDEDKFISGSWDRKILEWDLQTGKRINGFKGATSELSALEMRPLYSSISLNDIRSVVKSSEDADDDIDSLFGDDDDEDMDATSHPNDDDESKINASTSGTPQISSTTLNIVYDQSVFMTSGLNGSLHLWDRRNSNSPVINFERGPNTPPWCLSACWSADGDRIYAGRRNACVEEFNVKMPSKPSNTLKLPSISGPVSCVRSMPNNKQILCASKDNIRLYNIEEKDTKGSTVPFLIVPGHHGGTISNMYVDPTCRFMVSTSGNRGWQGTSTDTTLIYDIDLV